From the Streptomonospora nanhaiensis genome, the window GGCTTCCTCACCGCCATCGGCGGGTTCCTGGACGTCGGCGACCTCGTGGCCAACTCCCTGGTCGGCGCCCGCTTCGGGATGTCGCTGGCCTGGGTGGTGCCCGTGGGGGTGGTGGGCGCCGCCCTGTTCACCGAGATGTCGGCGCGGGTCTCGGCCATCAGCGGCCGGGCGACGTTCGACCTGGTGCGCGAGCGGATGGGCGCCCGCGCCGGACTGGCCAACCTGCTCGCCTCCTACACCATCACCCTGCTCACCCTCGCCGCGGAGATCGGCGGCGTCGCGCTGGCCCTGGAGATCGCCAGCAGCGTGCACTACCTGCTGTGGGTGCCCGTCGTGCTGGCGCTGGTGTGGATCGTGCTGTGGCGGCTGCCGTTCCAGGCGATGGAGCAGACCTACGGCCTGCTGGGCCTGGCCCTGATCGCGTTCGCCGTGGCCCTGTGGCAGCTGGGCCCCGACTGGGGCGCCCTCCTGGACGGCGCGCTGCGCCCCGCACCGCCGCCCGGCGAGGACCGGCCGACCTGGTGGTACTACGCCATCGCCGTGTTCGGCGCCGCCATGACCCCTTACACCGTGCTGTTCTTCTCCTCCAGCGGCGTGGAGGAGGGCTGGACCGCCAAGGACCTCGGCCAGGCGCGGGTGAACGTCTTCGTCGGCTTCCCGCTGGGCGGCCTGCTCGCGCTGGCGGTCATGGCCTGCGCGGCGGTGGTCTTCATGCCGGCCGCGATCCAGGTGGAGCACCTGTCGCAGGTGGCCCTGCCGGTGGCCGCGGGGCTGGGGCGGATCGGGCTGGCCGTGGTGATCGTCGGGCTCTTCGCGGCGACGTTCGGCGCCGCGCTGGAGGCCGCGCTCGCCGCCGGCTACAGCGTCGCGCAGTACTTCGGCTGGGCGTGGGGCAAGACCCGCGCACCGGTGAGCGCGCCCCGGTTCCACTCCGCGGTGCTGCTGACCCTGCTGCTGGGCACCGCCCTGATCCTCACCTCGCTGGACCCGGTCAAGGTCACCGAGTACAGCATCGTGCTCTCGGCCGCCGCGCTGCCTTTGACCTACCTGCCCATCCTCATCGTCGCCAACGACCGCGACTACCTCGGCGAGCACGTGAACTCCCGGTTCACCAACGTCCTGGCCACCGGCTACCTGGCACTGGTGCTGGTGGTCTCGGCGGTGACCCTTCCGCTGATGATCTACACGAAGGCGGGCCAGTAGCCATGCCGGATACCACCGTGGAGGTCCTGCGCCTGGGCTACGCGGCGCTGGACCGCCAGATCTACGACAGCGACGACCGCCCTGTGGGCAAGGTCGACGACATCGAACTGTCCTGGGGCGAGGCCGACCCCGTGCCGCGCGTGTCGGCGGTGCTGACCGACACCGCCGCGCTGGGCCCGCGCCTGTCGGGCCAGCTGGGCCGGGCGTGGGCGGCGTTCATGCGCCGGATGAGCACCGGCCCCGCCGAGCCGGTGCGGATCCCC encodes:
- a CDS encoding NRAMP family divalent metal transporter → MKRLFAFTLGFLTAIGGFLDVGDLVANSLVGARFGMSLAWVVPVGVVGAALFTEMSARVSAISGRATFDLVRERMGARAGLANLLASYTITLLTLAAEIGGVALALEIASSVHYLLWVPVVLALVWIVLWRLPFQAMEQTYGLLGLALIAFAVALWQLGPDWGALLDGALRPAPPPGEDRPTWWYYAIAVFGAAMTPYTVLFFSSSGVEEGWTAKDLGQARVNVFVGFPLGGLLALAVMACAAVVFMPAAIQVEHLSQVALPVAAGLGRIGLAVVIVGLFAATFGAALEAALAAGYSVAQYFGWAWGKTRAPVSAPRFHSAVLLTLLLGTALILTSLDPVKVTEYSIVLSAAALPLTYLPILIVANDRDYLGEHVNSRFTNVLATGYLALVLVVSAVTLPLMIYTKAGQ